GAAGTTAGCCATCTGAAAGTGGTTAGTACCTATTCTTCCGTCGGTGGATTGCGTCCTGTCGGCTCTAGTGGTATGGAAGTTAGCAGCACTCTAGCGATTTCTGGCAATCGTCCGATCGCTCTTAGTCATCTGCACATTAGCGAAACCTATACAGTCATGGGTAATCGTCCCGTTGCTTCCAATGAAATCGATGATCCCGAAACTTTAATGGGATTTTTGGATTAATTGTTTTGTTGATCAAGATAGATTTTTTCCCTGTCCCGGACGGGGAATTTATTTTTTCTAGCCCACCGTTTTTAATCCCGATGCTGTTTAAGCAAAAATTGTTCTTAATTGTCTCGTTTCTAATAGTGGTTTTTTGTGGTTTCGGATTATTAAATCTTACCTACGATGCTTCAGTTTTAGCACCGCAGCAATATTATCAGATTCGATCGCTTCATAGTCGCGATGGTATCGGTAAATTTTATCTAGGACGGGAAATCGCTAAAGTCATGGGACACCAAGAAATGTTATGGTTAGAACGTCCTAGTCGCCGTTTCACAGAAAAACCCGATGATCTGATCACCGCACTACATCTAAAACCCACAGATCTAGTGGCAGATATCGGAGCGGGGACAGGTTATTTTAGTTTTCCTCTGGCGAATTTAGTAGAACAAGTTTTTGCCGTCGATGTGCAACCGGAAATGTTAGGGGCAATTGATTTTTTAGCCGAGGAAAATCAAGTAAAGAATATAACCACAATTCTCGCCACAGAAACCGATCCCAAATTGCCTATAAATGCGATCGATTTAGCTTTAATGGTCGATGCTTATCACGAGTTTTCCTGTCCCCGCGAGATGATGGAGAATCTGGTCAAATCCTTAAAACCCGCTGGTAGGGTGGTATTAGTAGAATACCGTCGTGAAAACCCTCTGATTGCCATCAAGGCCCTTCATAAAATGACCCGCAGACAGGTAGAAAAAGAAATGGCCGCCGTCGGTTTAGTGCCGGAAGAAATTATCGAGACTTTGCCCCAACAACATTTAATGATTTTCCAAAAGGCTGGTTCTTCTGGTTAATTTTATCGGCAAGCTTGGGTATCATAAGATTATCTAGGTAAAGAGGTACATGAAAATGGACATCGATGATCGAGTAGATTCTCTCTATAAACTAGCTAGAAATTATCCAGATAATCGGGAGTTACAAGAAGCGGTTGCTGTAATTAAGTCCCTGCGAAGCTCTCAAGGACAATATAAACGATGGAATCAGCAATATCGAGATGATAATAGTCATTTAAAAGACCAAATTGTTGAAATATCTGCCACTAATATTGACCTGCAAAAAGAATTAGATTCTTTAAATTCAGAAATGCAGAATTTAACTGAAGAAAAAGCCAAAATTACGGCGGAGAGAGAGAAAGTTATTGCTGAATTAAAGCAGATCCAAATGGAAGTAAAAGTGGCGGCTTATAATGTCCGTAGTACCAAGTCTGTATATGGAAAGCTAACTATTTTATGGACTCTAGTAAAATCTCTATTTCTCGATGATAACTGGGAAGATTTTGGTTCGATCGATAATAACTTGCCCTCCGATCCTGACCGGCCACAAATGGGGAGTGGTCAGTCAAATATCAACAAATCTTTGCTAGATAAATAAATCAGTTAAGGAGTAAAATCAATCATGTCTAGAATCAGTAAATTAATTGCTAACCTAGAAGATTTGCACCAGCAGGATATAAAAAATGCCGCCCAAGTTTACGGAATTACGGCCACTCTGACTCTCCGCTTGCAAGAAGTTTTAAATAGTTTAAGCGATCATGATTTGAATATTGCCCATAAGTCTTTGCCCGAAGGAAATTTAACTAAAGATGATATTATCTCCCTTTACGGTAACTATAATAATGCCTATAAAGCTTATAAAGAAGCCTACAATATTAAATGCTCAAAGGGATGGGAGGCATTTTTACAAGCGATTCATGGTTTAAAACCTCCCAGTCCTTCTCTTAGTTTAGAGCAGCGGGTTGAACAGTTAGAGAAAACGGTAAAAACCTTAGTGGAAATTCTCCTCGATAAAACTTAAATCCAACTGAACTTAATCCACGGAATTTTCTTTTTGGATTAATACTTCACCAGCGATTAAACGTTGGGCTGCCGACAGTAAAACATCCTCAATACAGGGCTTGACAAAATAACCTTTTGCTCCTTTAGCGGCGGCGAGATGCTCCATTTTTGGCGTCCCTCGCGAGGTAATCATCGCCACTGGTATCCCCTGAAGTTGTTCATTCTCTTGCAGACGAGAGAGCAATTCTAACCCATTCAGGCGAGGCATTTCGATATCGCAGAGAATCAGATCACAAGCCAAACCGGCCCGTAATTTTTCCCATGCTTCTAAACCGTCCCGGGCCTGTTCAATGCGATAACCAGCTTTAACCAAAGAAATCGCTAACATTTCCCGCACTATTAACGAATCATCGACAATCAAGACGAGAGGACTCGATTGTGCCAGCAAATTAGCGGGATTACTATCAATAATCGTTGTATCAGAGGATAAAGACTGATTAAGAGTCGCTTTAATACTATTAGCTAGTAATACTTCCCCCGCAATCATTCTTTCAGCTGCCCAGAGTAAATCTCTTTCCGTGTAGGGCTTGGTAAAATAACCACTAGCCCCTAATTTCGCCGCCACCTGACGATGACGTTCCGATCCTCGGGAAGTCAACAAAGCCACGGGAATCGCCGCTAATCTGTGGTCTTTTTGCAAATTAGACAGTAATTCTAGTCCATTCATGCGGGGCATCTCGATATCGCAGAAAACGATATCACAGGGCAAACCACCGCGTAATTTTTCCCAAGCTTCTTGACCATCCCGGGCCTGTTCCACACGATAACCGGCTTTAATAAAGCTTAAAGAGAGCAATTCCCGGACAGTAATCGAATCATCGACAATCAGAACCATAGCCTCGGATTTTTGGCTAGTTTCCACATCTACAGGGGGGGCAGATTGGCGCCAAAGACCACCGTTATCGATACGCAGACGACCCCTGGCGATGTCGATTAACTCTAACACATCGCCGACGGGCATCACCGTACCATCCCCTAAAACCGTCGCCCCAGCAATCCCAGCCGTTTTCGGAATCGGTCCTTCGATCTGTTTGATGACGATTTCCACTTCACCGATCACTTGATCCACCTGTACCGCGAGGAGATGATTACCACCGCGCAGGATCACGATCGAAAAAGAGTCTTCCTCCTGTTTGCCAGTGTAAAAACTACCGCGACTTAGTTGTCGATTGCAAGAAAGCAATTCGCTCAAGGGTTGGAAAGGCAGTAAAGTGTTTTGCCAGAAAACACAGGGCCGTCCCTCCCCATCTATTTGGATATCGCTGGCCCGGAAATCCTTCATATCTTCCACTCCGTCCATGGAGAAACCGATGCGAGCATGATTACTAACGCAACAGAGGGCCTTACAGATACTCAGGGTTAGGGGTAAACGGAGCGTAAAAGTGCTTCCTTTGCCCAGTACCGAGTCAATAGTAACGGTCCCGCACACATCGATTAAACTGGTACGCACCACATCTAAACCCACCCCACGACCGGAAAAATCATCGGCCTGATCTTTGGTAGTAAAACCGGGGTGAAGAAGAATTTCATAGACTTCTTGGGTACTGAGGTTTTGAGCTTCCCGATGGCTGATCAGGCCTTTTTCGATCGCCTTAAGTTTAATCAGATTAGCATCAATACCAGCCCCATCATCACTAACGGTGATCACGGTTTGATTTCCCTGTAGGAATGCCCCCACAGAGATCTTACCGAGGGCGGGTTTGCCTTTGGCCATGCGTTCTTGGGGTGATTCAATGCCGTGGGTGATCGCATTGTTGACCAGATGGATCATGGGACTATTGAGATGTTCAAGGATCATCTTATCGATGAGAACATCACCCCCTTCCACTTTTAATTTGGCTTGTTTGTGCAGTTTCAGGGAAATATCGTGAATTGCCCGGGGTAGATGATCGGCAGTTTGACTAAAGGGAACCATGCGTGATTTGGTCATCCCTTCCTGTAGTTGGGTGGTAGCCTGTCGCAGACTGCGCGTCACCTGATCGGTTTCATCGACGACAAATTGAATATCAGAGGCCGATTCTCGCACTCGCACGATCAATTCGATCATCTCTTGGGATAATAAGTGGAAATCGGTAAAACGGTCGATCTCTAGGGCATCTAGTTCCCCGGTCATGGCCGAATCGCCCTGATTTTCTCCCTTAACTCCACCGTAACCGATGGCACCGCTAGAATTGCCACTAGCCAGTAAAGCCCCTTCTAGGAGGGTTCTTTCATAGAGCTCCTGCATCCGAGCGCCCACATCGCTGAGATTTTGGACTTGGTTAAGCAAATTATCTAAAAAGAGACGCAGGCGATCCTGTTCCTCTTCCAGGCGATTGCGTTTAATCACCAGTTCCCCGATCAGATTGCTGAGGTTATCCAATTGTTTGATCGGCACCCGCATGGTCTGTTCAAAAGCTTTACTGACAAGAGGACGCAGGTTATTTAACCCGACCGGTGGACTGAAACTGGCCGCCGGAGTCGCTGCCATCACCTGATTGGTTTCTTCGAGGAGTTTTTCTAAATCTTTGAATTCATCCTCTGGGGAGCTTTCTGGGGCAATTTCCAGTGATTCTAACCGTTGGAGAGGTTCTGTCGCGGCCACCGGAGCCGCTGCTGTGGATTCCCAGAGGAAGACCTCTAGGGATTCAAAGATGTCTGGCAGTGGCGATTGCTCTGGTGGAGTGGGTTTTTCCAGAAAAGCTTCTAAGTCTTCGAGGCTGTCGTAAAAATTCGGGTTGCTGATGGTTATAATTGCTTCTGAGTCCCGCACCGCTGCATTTTCTAGCAGCAGCGATTCCAGATAATCCCAATCTTCTGGTTCTGACTTGGGAGCAGTCCCACGGGTAGAATAAAAATCATTAGTGGCGGCTTCTTCCCAATTGATGCTATCGCCAAAAAGTTCCTCTAATTCCTGTTCTAAGGGCAAGAAAGACAGGGTTTGGTCAAGAGAAGCCCCATACCTGGCCGCTGGGGGGGAACTCTGCTCAAATAAAAAGCTGAGTTCGTCTAGAGTCTCGTCACCGTCGGTGTCTTTGTCTTCTAAACTCTCTAACAACTGTTCGAGATCTTCGTTAAAGAAATGATCCGAGTCCGGTTTCATCATGATTTGCTTCCTGCCAAGTCTTCCTTTTTGGTCAACCAATGCTCTCTCTCTGGCTTCAGATTACCTAGAATTTTACTCGATCAACCCATTCACTAGGAATTTTTTTATGGCTAATCAAACTCTTGGACTCGATCGACAATTTTATTCCTATTATCAATCTATCTGTCTGCGAGAACCCCCGATTTTAGCTCAGTTACGTCAAGAAACTGCCTCTCAACCCCTAGCAGTCATGCAGATTGCCCCCGAACAAGGTCAGTTTATGGCTTTTTTAGTACAGGCGATCGGGGCGAAAAAAACTCTAGAAATAGGGGTTTTTACCGGTTATAGTGCGCTAGTGGTGGCCTTAGCTTTACCCCCCCAAGGCCAGCTGATCGCCTGTGATCTAAGCGAAGAATATACCAGTATAGCCCGCCGTTATTGGCAGCGGGCCGGTGTCGCCGATAAAATCGATTTAAGAATTGCCCCGGCCCTGGAGACTTTAGATCAATTAATCGCCGGGGGAGAAAGTAATAGTTTTGATTTTGTCTTTATCGATGCCGATAAAAGTAATTATGATCCCTACTACGAACGGGCGTTACAATTGGTCAGAAGGGGCGGAATTATCGCTATCGATAATGTTTTTTGGTCGGGACGAGTGGCGGCGGCCGATAGCACCGATAATCGCACCAAAATTATCCGTTCACTTAATGCCAAAATTCAGCAGGATGAACGGGTAAATATCAGTATTATTCCTATTGGTGATGGTTTGACCCTGGCTATGAAAAAGTAAAGAAGTTAAGGAGATTAGAAAAGCTTTTACTCTTAACAATCAGGGTCGATTTTTGTTGTCTAAATCTAGTCACCAGTCGGAAACCACCCACAGTAACGCTATATCTCTTAAGACCGTTAACGACAGCACTAAGTTATCAGTTCCACGGAGAGGGTGGGATTTGAACCCACGTTAGGTGTGACCCTAAAGCAGATTTCGAGTCTGCCGCATTCAACCACTCTGCCACCTCTCCACAGGGTTTGAGTCTGGATTATCATTTTAACAGATTACTTGCCCTAGGATTGATTTTTTTTGATCGACCTCTGGCATAATTGATTTTTGAGGGCTTAAAAACGTCAAAAATAAGGATTAAGCGGCATAAAATCGGTAAATAGACCATTTAATTGATTATTATTCATTCCCAATTCTCCTGACTACCGACTACTGACGACCGACTCCTCACCAACCACGACAATTTTTGATTTTTACAAGAGGTCTGATGAATCAAGCTCCTTTTCTTCCAGTTAACCATCCCCAGCCTAACTTTCTCGACCGGTTAGGGAGTCTCTGGAAATTTTCCCGTCCCCATACGATTATCGGCACTTCTTTCAGTGTTTTAAGTCTGTATTTAATTGCTTTAGGCAATATTAACGATTTTTTTAGCCATTGGCCAGTTTTATTGCTCACTTGGGTCGCTTGTCTTGCGGGTAATGTCTATATCGTCGGTTTAAATCAGTTGGAAGACATCGACATCGATAAAATCAATAAACCCCAGCTTCCCCTAGCCAAGGGCGAATTTTCTCCGTTAACAGGACGGTTGATCGTGGGTTTTACCGGTATTTTAGCAATTATAATGGCTTTTATCGGTGGTTTTTGGCTTTTAATCACCGTGGGGATTAGTTTACTTATCGGCACTGCTTATTCCTTGCCACCAGTGCGTTTAAAACGCTTTCCCCTCTGGTCCGCCTTCTGTATTTTTACCGTCCGGGGTGTCATCGTCAATTTAGGTCTTTTTAGCCACTACAACACAGTTATTAATCAAAATCAGTCTATCTATCCCTCGATCTGGGTTTTAACAGCTTTTGTTCTTGTTTTCACCGTTGCGATCGCTATTTTCAAGGATGTTCCTGACCTAGAAGGTGATCGCATTTACCAAATTACCACTTTTACCCTCCTTCTCGGCCCAGAAAAAATCTTAACAATTTCCTTATTGACAATTTCCCTGTGTTATGCTGGTATGATTGCCGTCGGTCTCTTGGGGATAAGGGGAATTAATTCTCCTCTGGCCATTGTCGCCCATCTGCTCCTACTTGTTCTTCTTTGGTGGCGTAGTCGCGGAGTAAATTTAGAAGATAAAAGCGAAATCAGCCGATTTTACCAATTTATTTGGAAATTATTCTTCCTAGAATACCTGATATTTCCCCTTGCTTGTTTACTATGAAAATATCTCCTTTTTTAGCGGCGATTCCCTTACTTTTACTAGGTGGTACAAGCGCACCTAGTCAGGAAACCATCGATCCGCAATTATTAACCGGCAACCTTCATTTAAACCTGAAACATGGGGTTTGGAAACTGTGGCAAGATCAACCCGTTTATCAAAATCTTACCCTAGATTTAAGCTGCGATCGATCTGTTTGTCAGCCGTCGGTGTGGGGATATGCGCCGAAATTCAATAAAGAAGTGGATCACCAAGGTACGGTAACAGCAATTAAATTAGACAATGCTTGGCGATTACAGGTGAAAATGAACATTCAAACTCACCCTTGGCAAGCGGAAGTCAGGGAAGCTATCTATAATATCGAAATTGTCCCCCACCAAGACCAACTTATCGGCAGTTATCAAGGCACGTTAGGGGGAAGAAGACTACAAAACCAAGTTAATGGCACAATTTCCCCTTTATGGCCTAATCCTGTCCCTAATTACCAACCCCTACAAGCGCGAGAACATCCCCGCTTAATCTTTCGCAAGTCAGAATTAACTAATCTCAGAGAAAAAGCGAAAACTCCCATCGGTCAAACTATTATCGCTCAATTAAACAACAGTTTACAGCAAAAAATTTATTACGATGGTTATGTTCCTAATGGGGGTTATCATGCCACAGGTCATTGTTTTTTAGCAATTTTAAATCAAGATAGAAAATCAGCAGAAACCGCATGGGAAATTCTCGAAAAAACCCGTAAAAATCGAGGCAGGAGAATCTTAGAACAATCTCCAATTGTCGCCGGAGTCGCTCTCGCCTACGATCTTTGTTATGATTTTTGGGGAGAAAAGCGCCAACAGGAAATTACTCGCTGGTTATCTAGTGAAAGTAAAAAACTTCTCAAAGGCGATTCACCCAAAAATGGCTGGAATGGAGACACAGTTAGTAACTGGAATGCGCGGGCCAGAGGTGCGGCAGGATTAGCCAGTTTAGCGATTCTCAAGGAAGATGTACCGCCCGATTCTCTCTATTATCCCTCTGCACAGGTGGAAATGGCCAAACGTCACATCGAACGCTATTTTATCACAGCTATCGGCGATCGAGGATTTGGCACGGAGGGAGATTTATACAGCACCGAACCCATGGTTCTCGCTGTTTTTCCTTTTTTGCAAGGGTATCGAAATAGTCTCGGATTAGACTTAGTAACCGGTTCCCCAGCAGCCCAATTAATCCCCCATTATTTAACCAGAATTGTCCCTAAAAATGGTCAATTATTGATTCCTGCTTATGGCAGACATCAGACTTTTTTGGGAGTATCTTTATTGACTATCGGATTGGGAATTACCGATAAATCATTGCTACCGGCACTAAAATGGCGATTACAAGGTCAAGAAAAACAACTTTTTCACCCCCATTATCCTCATATTGCCCCTTTTCTTCTCGCTGGTTATCCATCTAATCTTACTCCCGAAAATCCTGAGCGCCAACTTTCCAGGGTTTTAGTTGATCAACAAAAGGGATTTTATGCTTTTCGTAATCGCTGGCAAAATGAAGAGGATTTTGTCGCTAGTATCTATCTCAAACAGGAACCTTTTGTGGGGGGATGGTCTTTTCCCGATGTCGCGAGTTTGAGAATTTGGGGATTAGGAGGACATTGGGCGAGTTTTGAGGGGTCAGAAGGTGACTGGAACTCAGAAAACACGGTTACTTTCCCGAAAACCACGCCTTGGATCCAGGCAAAACCGATAACTTTTCAATCCAGTCCCGATGGTTCGGGAGTAATTACCTTAAAAACTGGTAAAATTAGGGTTAAAGGAGCTAATTCAACCTTCGGCTCCCCTCAGGGTCAACCAGCAGAAGTGGCTCTAGTTCGTTCTTTCGCCGTCGATTACGGCCTGTCCTCCGGTTCCCCCGGATTATTTGTCTTGATGGATAAATTATTAGGTAAAGTCGAGCAACCAGAATTTATTAATAAAACTTGGGTGATGAATACCCAGGGAAATGTCATTCTCGGAAAAAATAGTTTTACTATCACTCAAAATCGGGCAACTATGCAGGGAACTTTTATCACTCCCGTGACTTTAAAAGTCGAGAAAACTAATACAGGTGAGCGCATTTTAGCCACAGGTAGCGAGGAATTTTTTCTGGTGATGACCGTGCAGAAAAGTCGCCCCCCGGCAGTTAAAATTATCGGCAAGGGATTAGATGCGATCGTGCAAATTGGCTCCCAGGAAATATCAATTATCGACGGTGCAGTTAGATTAAAAGAGATGAAGTTTCAAGAGCCATAAAAATTGGCAAGTGACCCAAGAAAAGTTAACATTTGTCAAGGATAATTGTAAAGATGATGACTATTTGAGCAATGATTTATGATATAATTGGTACTGCCGACCAAAACAGACCCTAAATTTAGAACTATCTAGAATTGCATCTATAATTTCTGGCTAACTAAACTATGACTAAATATTATCAAATCACCGTCCACAATCGTCAGACGGGCGAAAAAATTACCACCACCGTTCCGGGGGATAACTATATACTACACAGTCTGGAAAAACAGGGCTATCAATTACCCTTTTCCTGTCGCAATGGAGCTTGTACTAGCTGCGCGGTCAGGGTATTATCAGGAGATATCTACCAACCAGAGGCGATCGGACTATCGCCGGAATTAAAAGCCAGAGGTTATGCTTTACTTTGTGTCAGTTATGCCCGTGGCGATATGGAAGTAGCCACCCAAGACGAAGATGAAGTCTATGAACTGCAATTCGGTCGCTTTTTTGCCCGTGGGAAAGTGCGTTTTGGTTTACCCTTAGATGAAGAATAGATTAGGGATTAATCGTGCCAGATACCAGCAGCCAATTAGAAAAATACCTAGACATTGCCAGTGAAGCCGCCCTAGCGGCAGGAACACTTATCCTCGATAATTGGGGTAAAATCGAGAAAATAGAAGAGAAAGGGCGATCGGGCGATTTAGTGACGGAAATAGATCGTCGAGCAGAAACAGAAATTCTCAAAATTATTGGCCGTCACTTTCCCGAACATGGGATTTTAGCGGAAGAATCGGGAAAACGGCCAGGGACGGACAGCGACTATCTCTGGGCGATCGATCCTCTCGATGGAACCACCAACTATGCTCACGGTTATCCCGTATCCGTCGTCTCCATCGGACTACTGATCGCAGGGAAAGCAGCAGTGGGAGTCATCTATAACCCCTTTAGAAAGGAACTATTTCGGGCAGCCCAGGGTTTGGGGGCCACCCTGAACCGTCGTCCCATCCATGTCTCCCGGACGAGTGAACTAGAAAAAAGTTTACTGGTGACGGGTTTTGCCTACGATCGCTGTCAAACTCCCGATAATAATTATGCCGAATTCTGTTATCTGACCCATCTGACCCAAGGGGTACGCCGCAGCGGTTCCGCTGCCAAAGACTTAAGCGATGTGGCCTGTGGGCGCTTAGATGGTTATTGGGAACGAGGGATTAATCCCTGGGATCTGGCCGCAGGAGTTATTCTGATCGAAGAAGCTGGGGGTAAAATTACCGCCTACGATGAAAGTCCTTTTCTGATAGAAACGGGGCGAATCCTGGCTACTAACGGACAGATTCACACCTCCTTAAGCCAAGCTCTGCAAAAAGCTGCCTCTTGGAGGGTTCAGTTTGAATCCTTTTAATATTTACTGCGATTATTATTTTAATTAGAGTAGGATACTCTCTATGACTTTTCCAATTTCCCAGGGATTATTTCAATATGATTTAATCGATCATTTCGCTATTTTAGGAGTCTCGATCGATGCCGAACAGGAGGAGATTCGCGAGCGTTACTTAAAAATC
This portion of the Microcystis aeruginosa NIES-2549 genome encodes:
- a CDS encoding homogentisate phytyltransferase — protein: MNQAPFLPVNHPQPNFLDRLGSLWKFSRPHTIIGTSFSVLSLYLIALGNINDFFSHWPVLLLTWVACLAGNVYIVGLNQLEDIDIDKINKPQLPLAKGEFSPLTGRLIVGFTGILAIIMAFIGGFWLLITVGISLLIGTAYSLPPVRLKRFPLWSAFCIFTVRGVIVNLGLFSHYNTVINQNQSIYPSIWVLTAFVLVFTVAIAIFKDVPDLEGDRIYQITTFTLLLGPEKILTISLLTISLCYAGMIAVGLLGIRGINSPLAIVAHLLLLVLLWWRSRGVNLEDKSEISRFYQFIWKLFFLEYLIFPLACLL
- a CDS encoding class I SAM-dependent methyltransferase, whose amino-acid sequence is MLFKQKLFLIVSFLIVVFCGFGLLNLTYDASVLAPQQYYQIRSLHSRDGIGKFYLGREIAKVMGHQEMLWLERPSRRFTEKPDDLITALHLKPTDLVADIGAGTGYFSFPLANLVEQVFAVDVQPEMLGAIDFLAEENQVKNITTILATETDPKLPINAIDLALMVDAYHEFSCPREMMENLVKSLKPAGRVVLVEYRRENPLIAIKALHKMTRRQVEKEMAAVGLVPEEIIETLPQQHLMIFQKAGSSG
- a CDS encoding hybrid sensor histidine kinase/response regulator is translated as MMKPDSDHFFNEDLEQLLESLEDKDTDGDETLDELSFLFEQSSPPAARYGASLDQTLSFLPLEQELEELFGDSINWEEAATNDFYSTRGTAPKSEPEDWDYLESLLLENAAVRDSEAIITISNPNFYDSLEDLEAFLEKPTPPEQSPLPDIFESLEVFLWESTAAAPVAATEPLQRLESLEIAPESSPEDEFKDLEKLLEETNQVMAATPAASFSPPVGLNNLRPLVSKAFEQTMRVPIKQLDNLSNLIGELVIKRNRLEEEQDRLRLFLDNLLNQVQNLSDVGARMQELYERTLLEGALLASGNSSGAIGYGGVKGENQGDSAMTGELDALEIDRFTDFHLLSQEMIELIVRVRESASDIQFVVDETDQVTRSLRQATTQLQEGMTKSRMVPFSQTADHLPRAIHDISLKLHKQAKLKVEGGDVLIDKMILEHLNSPMIHLVNNAITHGIESPQERMAKGKPALGKISVGAFLQGNQTVITVSDDGAGIDANLIKLKAIEKGLISHREAQNLSTQEVYEILLHPGFTTKDQADDFSGRGVGLDVVRTSLIDVCGTVTIDSVLGKGSTFTLRLPLTLSICKALCCVSNHARIGFSMDGVEDMKDFRASDIQIDGEGRPCVFWQNTLLPFQPLSELLSCNRQLSRGSFYTGKQEEDSFSIVILRGGNHLLAVQVDQVIGEVEIVIKQIEGPIPKTAGIAGATVLGDGTVMPVGDVLELIDIARGRLRIDNGGLWRQSAPPVDVETSQKSEAMVLIVDDSITVRELLSLSFIKAGYRVEQARDGQEAWEKLRGGLPCDIVFCDIEMPRMNGLELLSNLQKDHRLAAIPVALLTSRGSERHRQVAAKLGASGYFTKPYTERDLLWAAERMIAGEVLLANSIKATLNQSLSSDTTIIDSNPANLLAQSSPLVLIVDDSLIVREMLAISLVKAGYRIEQARDGLEAWEKLRAGLACDLILCDIEMPRLNGLELLSRLQENEQLQGIPVAMITSRGTPKMEHLAAAKGAKGYFVKPCIEDVLLSAAQRLIAGEVLIQKENSVD
- a CDS encoding class I SAM-dependent methyltransferase, giving the protein MANQTLGLDRQFYSYYQSICLREPPILAQLRQETASQPLAVMQIAPEQGQFMAFLVQAIGAKKTLEIGVFTGYSALVVALALPPQGQLIACDLSEEYTSIARRYWQRAGVADKIDLRIAPALETLDQLIAGGESNSFDFVFIDADKSNYDPYYERALQLVRRGGIIAIDNVFWSGRVAAADSTDNRTKIIRSLNAKIQQDERVNISIIPIGDGLTLAMKK
- a CDS encoding 2Fe-2S iron-sulfur cluster-binding protein, whose amino-acid sequence is MTKYYQITVHNRQTGEKITTTVPGDNYILHSLEKQGYQLPFSCRNGACTSCAVRVLSGDIYQPEAIGLSPELKARGYALLCVSYARGDMEVATQDEDEVYELQFGRFFARGKVRFGLPLDEE
- a CDS encoding inositol monophosphatase family protein, which encodes MPDTSSQLEKYLDIASEAALAAGTLILDNWGKIEKIEEKGRSGDLVTEIDRRAETEILKIIGRHFPEHGILAEESGKRPGTDSDYLWAIDPLDGTTNYAHGYPVSVVSIGLLIAGKAAVGVIYNPFRKELFRAAQGLGATLNRRPIHVSRTSELEKSLLVTGFAYDRCQTPDNNYAEFCYLTHLTQGVRRSGSAAKDLSDVACGRLDGYWERGINPWDLAAGVILIEEAGGKITAYDESPFLIETGRILATNGQIHTSLSQALQKAASWRVQFESF